In the Sebastes fasciatus isolate fSebFas1 chromosome 12, fSebFas1.pri, whole genome shotgun sequence genome, TTAAACTGCTGACCCCATATTACATACAATTCACaacttaatttttatttatttatttattattattattatttttaatttacttatttttcgttttttttagtcctttcctttttttattatcttttttttcttttgttttgtatatGTTTCATTCATATTGCTATcggatttaattcatttatatgtatgaatgtaattgtttatgaaattaactctgcttatttaatggtgcagtaatattgGTATAGGGACGAGGGGgatataatttgtttatacaattatttctgtgatttattggatcttgtacagaataccaataaaacgactttgagcaaaaaaaattatattttttgttatttaaactgtgtcagttgttattgttttatttacagttgaCGTGTATTACGATGTGTTATGTTAGTGTATGATGAGTAGTGTGAATGTATATTTTTGTACTGTCACCATGTAAACtatgtggaccccaggaagaatagctgctgctatgcaaaagctaatggggatctaaataaacaaacaaacaaacaaacaaacaaaacacactcacacacaaacacacacacacacacacacacacacacacacacacacacacacacacacacacacacacacacacgcacacacacacagacacacacacacacacacacacgcacatacacacacacacacacacacacacacacacacacacacacacacacacacacacacacacacacacacacacacattcatacactgatggcagaggctgccatgcaaggtgatAACTTTGCCcttcaggatctaatctaaacactcattcacacagcAATTGTGAATGAGCGTTCACAATTGAATGAATactcggtactctgtatcggccgatacccaaagcccaggaatcactatcggtatcgggactgaaaaagtaaaaaagtcagatctgtgcatccctaattttggAGATTGTATCTTACGGTGCTGTTGAGCTGTATTAGATCatactgagaggtgtttctgttattctgTCCACCCCACTTTCAACCCTAATGAAGGGAGGAATTGTTAGACTGCATTGGTTAAACAACAATTGTAAACAAAGTGTATTTTTCATAGGAATTAAATGATCAATGAGCTGCATATtaagagctttttttttaacagacaaaCATCCACTCTGAGTTTGTCACCGTCACAAACTGGTTCCGTCAGCTCAGCCGGATGCAAACAGCTTTGTTGACAGATCAGGCTGATAAAGTCTCTCTTGAAGCCACATAACATTTACCACCATGATGCTGCAAAACTCTCTTTAGTTCTGGGGAGCAAAGCAAATCCATGTGTCCGAAAACGTTAACATGACAGTACTAAACCTACTAAAGCAACCATTTGTACAGGTGAGGAGTAATTCTCCAAATCCTTGTTTACACCATGAAATAGAGTGGAGGGACAGAAAGAGACGACCTCTGATCTCTGACAGATTTTACTAATACAGATTTgacacattttgcagtatgatGAGCTTTTATGAATAGCTGTAAATTAAACTACCGAACAGTATATAAAGATCTTTACCTCAAGAGGCTACAGAATTAAAATGCTGCTCATAATGCATTCATTCTTTGACACTCTGAAAGGGGTCATTCTAAGGGGTCAAGTAagataaaatgtataattagAGTTGTATTAAGTCACATAGCCAGGCATGTATACTGTGTATGAGATAAGAAAAGTCAGTGTCAATACACTCCTCTATCATCCATGTTAAAATACAACttgatggtcattttggaggctgcaTTTTCtggtgctgttgaattgtattgcTTCGTTATACCgacaggtgtttctattattttgttcaCATCATCTATATCAATGGGGGGGTAgactaaataacagaaacacctctcagCATAATGcaaactacatcctccaaaatgatcaCACAGTTGTATCGACATgtctctaaaacagtttcaataAAACCTCTATCGCAGGactgttttagttttagtttggtgtacctaataaactggcaaagACTTTGTCAGTGATGGCTCAAAgccttttttttcaactttggATCACATGCTGCTGCGTTCACTTGAAATAAGTCTGCAGCAAATTGATTTAGGCTACAGAGAACAGGTCAGACAGAATCTGAGGTATATGGCCTATAATCAATTTTATTTTCATCGAAACATGAATACAAATAAGCACGCATATTGAACTTGACATTATATAAATCTAACAATATAATTATTGAAACCCCTCTCTATGTCCATCAGAAACAACATCTATTTTTTCTATTGggaaaaaacaaactataacaTTCACTTTTGACTATAGGTTAAATATATGTGACAGCAGTTTTCAGTGCAAAAGTTCTACACATGGGATAAGGCAAAAAACTTTCTAGAAAgattaaaaacacagttttaaagagaaaaaagtgtGCACAGTTTACGCTGACTATAGGAAAGGCCTACAAGGGTATACAAAACACATTGGTGTTGGTCCCGGTATAGATTACTATTGGCTAGTATTAATAATCCATCATACTTTACCTTGGTTGTCCTATAATGAGGAGGAGCTCTAACCACAAAACTAAAGCAtccaaaaatgtccccaaaaagctcctcactcattcactcagCTGAACAGTTGAATGGCTACAGTTATAGTATAGGCAGCACAGGCTATAGTTAGAATAAAAGGTTATTTCAATTTATCTCGGTCTCCTCTGCTCCATCCCGTTGGGCAGAAACCCTGCAATGATGGGGACCGGCCATATGAGCGCAGCAACGCTCCACACGATGATCACTAGAGTCATGAAACAAGCCACAAGTGTCGACTCGATGGGCTTCCTGTTCAGCCTCCAACTTTTGTCCCCCTTCAGCTCGTCGAGGCTGAAATCCACGCAGCAGAAAGCGACCTGATCCCCGTTCTGCTGACCCCTCGTCCCTGACCTGCCCTGACCTTGACCTTGACTGAACCTCCGGTACTGGGACATCCCACAGCCGACGCACAGCCGCAGCTCCTGCTGACCCCCGTTGACCCCGAGGTGCTCCACGACGACGGGCGAGATGGCCCGGTTGAAGGCCGCGGAGAAGAAAGCCCTTCCGTGGTTGTTGGTGGTGTAGATGAGC is a window encoding:
- the tmem158 gene encoding transmembrane protein 158; translated protein: MLNDHQTLLLALTAVAGLLQRCQGWSDEDLLLPPINSSNSFLVDVRFSKRSVEESEDASSSSSSSSSSMQTVSQCNVSVQRLLPTSLVARWDISFGFQCDVLIYTTNNHGRAFFSAAFNRAISPVVVEHLGVNGGQQELRLCVGCGMSQYRRFSQGQGQGRSGTRGQQNGDQVAFCCVDFSLDELKGDKSWRLNRKPIESTLVACFMTLVIIVWSVAALIWPVPIIAGFLPNGMEQRRPR